In Streptomyces sp. NBC_00414, a single window of DNA contains:
- a CDS encoding anti-sigma factor codes for MSTADLHTLTGAYALHALSDEEREAFERHLRECEPCAQETAELSATAARLGLAVSVTPRPVVRERVLQQITTVRQEASGGPTLPRRARAKRRGRPVSRWALAACLAAAAALGGTAVWQHERAEDALEQARRADRGATGIAAVLTAPDARSRTVKLAGGATGTVVVSDSRDRAVFMASGMTEPPRGKVYQLWFDDGGTMRSAGLMDPARTSQAVLMRGAVDGASGMGVTVEPEGGSEEPTSTPLALLSLPA; via the coding sequence GTGAGCACCGCGGATCTGCACACACTGACCGGTGCCTACGCGCTGCACGCCCTGTCCGACGAGGAGCGCGAGGCATTCGAGCGACACCTCAGGGAGTGCGAGCCGTGCGCGCAGGAGACCGCCGAGCTGTCCGCCACTGCCGCGCGTCTGGGACTCGCCGTCTCCGTGACGCCCCGCCCCGTCGTGCGGGAACGCGTACTCCAGCAGATCACCACCGTCAGGCAGGAGGCATCCGGCGGCCCGACCCTGCCGCGCCGCGCACGTGCGAAGCGGCGCGGACGTCCGGTGTCGCGCTGGGCACTGGCCGCTTGCCTCGCGGCGGCCGCCGCGCTCGGCGGTACCGCGGTGTGGCAGCACGAACGTGCCGAGGACGCCTTGGAGCAGGCGCGGCGGGCCGACCGGGGAGCAACCGGCATCGCGGCCGTACTCACGGCCCCGGACGCCAGGAGCCGCACCGTGAAACTGGCCGGCGGCGCCACCGGCACCGTCGTCGTCTCCGACAGCCGTGACAGGGCAGTCTTCATGGCTTCCGGGATGACCGAGCCGCCTCGGGGCAAGGTCTACCAGCTGTGGTTCGATGACGGTGGCACCATGCGTTCCGCCGGTCTGATGGACCCCGCACGCACCAGTCAGGCCGTCTTGATGCGAGGCGCCGTCGACGGGGCTTCGGGTATGGGGGTCACCGTCGAGCCGGAGGGCGGCTCCGAGGAACCGACCTCCACCCCGCTCGCCCTGCTGAGCCTCCCCGCATGA
- the sigK gene encoding ECF RNA polymerase sigma factor SigK has product MGRVALGDEQAFASVYDAVVGPVLGVVRAVLRDRAQSEEVAQEVLVEVWRTAPRFRSDRGTVINWVLTMAHQRAVDRVRSVEAAVARDQKAARLEPKSEYDEVTEQVEARLEREQVRRCLRTLTDIQRQSVDLAYYRGLTYREVAEVLALPLGTVKTRLRDGLIRLRDCLGVTA; this is encoded by the coding sequence ATGGGGCGTGTGGCCCTGGGTGACGAGCAGGCGTTCGCCTCCGTGTACGACGCTGTGGTGGGCCCGGTCCTGGGCGTGGTCCGCGCGGTCCTGCGTGACCGGGCCCAGTCGGAGGAAGTGGCCCAGGAGGTGCTGGTGGAGGTGTGGCGCACCGCCCCGCGCTTTCGTTCCGACCGTGGCACGGTGATCAACTGGGTTCTCACGATGGCCCACCAGAGGGCGGTCGACCGTGTGCGCTCGGTGGAGGCCGCGGTGGCCCGGGACCAAAAGGCGGCCCGACTGGAACCCAAGTCCGAGTACGACGAGGTGACCGAGCAGGTGGAGGCACGGCTGGAGCGGGAGCAGGTGCGCCGCTGTCTGCGCACCCTGACCGACATCCAGCGCCAGTCCGTCGATCTCGCGTACTACCGGGGGCTGACCTACCGGGAGGTGGCCGAAGTCCTGGCTCTTCCGCTGGGAACGGTCAAGACCCGTCTGAGGGACGGCCTCATACGGCTGCGCGACTGCCTGGGGGTGACCGCGTGA
- a CDS encoding alpha/beta hydrolase codes for MTVHEQASTADPAGAHAPALAVRHLPRSPRAAVVFLHGGRADSRARSRPWHLAALRMKPVVRAVAHAIPDDDVLLAEVRYRVRGWNGGDADSLRDARRALDELRRIAPDVPVVLVGHSMGGRAALRAAGAPQVRGVLALAPWCPDGEPVAQLRDKEVVVLHGDRDRVTDPRLSKAFVHRARAVGCRASFVGMAGGDHAMLRHTGEWHRVAASTALEMLPPATGASAHGTRCRPDRPSPRR; via the coding sequence ATGACAGTGCACGAGCAGGCTTCCACCGCTGATCCGGCGGGCGCGCACGCTCCCGCGCTGGCGGTGCGGCATCTCCCGCGCTCACCTCGTGCCGCCGTCGTGTTCCTGCACGGCGGCAGGGCCGACAGCCGGGCCCGGTCCCGTCCCTGGCACCTCGCGGCCCTGCGTATGAAGCCCGTCGTGCGAGCCGTCGCCCATGCGATACCCGACGACGACGTCCTGCTGGCAGAGGTGCGCTACCGCGTACGGGGGTGGAACGGGGGTGACGCGGACTCCCTGCGGGACGCGCGGCGGGCGCTCGATGAACTCCGCCGCATCGCTCCGGATGTCCCGGTCGTCCTCGTCGGCCACTCGATGGGCGGCCGGGCCGCCCTGCGTGCCGCGGGCGCACCGCAGGTCCGCGGCGTCCTGGCGTTGGCTCCCTGGTGCCCCGACGGCGAGCCGGTTGCGCAACTGCGGGACAAGGAGGTCGTCGTGCTGCACGGGGACCGCGACCGCGTCACGGACCCCCGGCTGTCCAAGGCGTTCGTGCACCGTGCCCGTGCCGTGGGCTGCCGGGCGTCGTTCGTGGGCATGGCGGGCGGTGACCACGCGATGCTCCGCCACACCGGGGAGTGGCACCGCGTCGCGGCCTCCACCGCCCTGGAGATGCTGCCGCCCGCTACCGGGGCGTCAGCACACGGAACTCGTTGCCGTCCGGATCGGCCATCGCCACGCCGCTGA
- a CDS encoding VOC family protein, with the protein MDRTTSCHLFALSFDASRPASLARFWSGVLGWETVDEPHDGIALLPSDDTGFRLRFLPSQEEKVGQNRMHFDLTSTSLEDQRQTVERALGLGAQHIDIGQLPEEKHVVLADPEGNEFCVIEPGNNFLADCGFIGALACDGSQEVGYFWSEALGWPLVWDQDQETAIRSPHGGPKITWGGPPLLPRTGRDRLRFDLAPAVHGDREAEVDRLLSLGAKRIDTGQGETSGEITGEISGEITGDISGVAMADPDGNEFRVLTPR; encoded by the coding sequence ATGGACCGAACGACGAGTTGTCACCTGTTCGCGCTCAGCTTCGACGCGAGTCGGCCCGCGAGCCTCGCGCGGTTCTGGTCAGGAGTTCTCGGCTGGGAGACGGTCGACGAGCCACACGACGGCATCGCGCTCCTGCCCAGCGACGACACCGGGTTCCGACTCCGTTTCCTGCCGTCCCAGGAGGAGAAGGTCGGCCAGAACCGGATGCACTTCGATCTGACGAGTACGTCCCTGGAGGATCAGCGGCAGACGGTGGAGCGGGCGCTGGGACTGGGCGCACAACACATCGACATCGGCCAGCTGCCGGAAGAGAAACATGTGGTGCTCGCCGATCCCGAAGGCAACGAGTTCTGCGTCATCGAGCCCGGCAACAACTTCCTCGCCGACTGCGGCTTCATCGGAGCGCTGGCCTGCGACGGCTCGCAGGAAGTCGGGTACTTCTGGAGCGAAGCACTCGGGTGGCCCCTGGTCTGGGACCAGGACCAGGAGACCGCGATCCGCTCCCCGCACGGCGGACCGAAGATCACGTGGGGCGGCCCGCCGCTGCTGCCGAGGACAGGCAGGGACCGGTTGCGCTTCGACCTCGCTCCGGCCGTCCACGGCGACCGGGAGGCAGAGGTCGACCGCCTGCTCTCCCTCGGGGCGAAGCGCATCGACACGGGTCAGGGCGAGACAAGCGGCGAGATCACGGGTGAGATAAGCGGCGAGATCACGGGTGACATCAGCGGCGTGGCGATGGCCGATCCGGACGGCAACGAGTTCCGTGTGCTGACGCCCCGGTAG
- a CDS encoding ABC transporter ATP-binding protein, producing MNDLRRLEERARDARRTHADADDALVVCDNLVRVYRTDEVEVQALQGLDLVVEEGECMALVGASGSGKSTLLSILSGLDLPTAGRARVAGHDLLALRRRERLGYRRHTVGFVWQQTGRNLLPYLTALENVALPMKYLRVPRRKRAARAAELLDVLGVAYCRDRRPAELSGGEQQRVAVAVATANAPRVLLADEPTGELDTASGEEVFAALRRANEELGATVLVVTHDPLVSGQVRRTVRIRDGRTSTETLRGPGGGGAEEYTVLDRAGRLQLPRDHVERYGLRGRVRLTAEPDHVGIWPDRAAHSTDSDSDSDSDSDSDSDSGPGSGSEPGSGSEPGSGPGSDVGSTSRPSV from the coding sequence GTGAACGATCTGCGGCGGCTGGAGGAGCGCGCCCGCGACGCCCGGCGCACGCACGCGGACGCGGACGACGCGCTCGTCGTCTGCGACAACCTGGTCCGCGTCTACCGCACCGACGAGGTCGAGGTACAGGCTCTCCAAGGCCTCGACCTCGTCGTCGAGGAGGGCGAGTGCATGGCGCTCGTCGGCGCCTCCGGATCCGGCAAGTCGACCCTGCTGTCCATCCTCTCCGGCCTCGATCTGCCCACGGCGGGCCGCGCCCGGGTCGCCGGGCACGACCTGCTCGCCCTGCGACGGCGCGAGCGGCTCGGCTACCGCCGGCACACGGTCGGATTCGTGTGGCAGCAGACGGGACGCAACCTGCTGCCGTATCTGACGGCGCTGGAGAACGTGGCGCTGCCGATGAAGTACCTGCGGGTACCGCGCCGCAAGCGTGCCGCGCGCGCCGCCGAACTCCTCGACGTACTCGGCGTCGCGTACTGCCGCGACCGTCGCCCGGCCGAACTCTCCGGGGGCGAACAGCAGCGCGTCGCCGTCGCGGTCGCCACGGCCAACGCGCCGCGGGTGCTGCTCGCCGACGAACCCACCGGCGAACTCGACACCGCGAGCGGCGAGGAGGTCTTCGCGGCACTGCGCCGCGCCAACGAGGAACTCGGTGCCACCGTCCTCGTCGTCACCCATGACCCCCTGGTCTCCGGGCAGGTCCGCCGCACGGTCCGCATCCGTGACGGCCGTACGTCGACGGAGACACTGCGCGGGCCCGGCGGCGGGGGTGCCGAGGAGTACACCGTCCTGGACCGCGCCGGGCGCCTCCAACTGCCCCGGGACCACGTGGAGCGTTACGGTCTGCGCGGCCGCGTCCGCCTGACAGCGGAACCGGACCATGTGGGCATCTGGCCCGACCGCGCCGCACACTCGACCGACTCCGACTCCGACTCCGACTCCGACTCCGACTCCGACTCCGACTCCGGCCCTGGTTCTGGCTCTGAACCGGGCTCAGGCTCTGAACCGGGCTCCGGTCCTGGCTCCGATGTCGGCTCGACCTCCCGTCCTTCGGTCTGA